From Anaerolineae bacterium, the proteins below share one genomic window:
- the uvrC gene encoding excinuclease ABC subunit UvrC, translated as MVNLSPELQEQLDTLPQKSGVYIMKDAAGRVIYVGKAVNLRSRVRSYFHESAQGNMKTARLVADIAGIEFIVTASELEALVLENTLIKRYRPRYNVRLRDDKTYPYVRVTWHEPFPKVMLTRHVVRDGSRYFGPYTSVQAVHQTLDVLRRLFPFRTCDREITGRDPRPCLYYHIKRCSGPCIGAISREEYRDKIAQLMLFLEGQTGEVVRRLEAQMKEAAEALEFERAAQLRDQIWAIEKVVEGQRVVSPHLRDHDIVAFARDDGNACVQVFFVRNGRLIGREYFFMEGAEGEEAGAILSSFLSQFYAEASSVPPEIILPAEADEANIIKQWLASKRGADVVLMVPQNTERQSLLQMAQENARETLEAMRAQWMSDQAKQAGAVSALQEALMLPKPPARIECYDISNIQGTAATGSMVVFVNGVPRKSDYRRFQIRTVEGADDYAMMREVLRRRFLRYQQAQQALEEGRQSTARSLPDAFALLPDLLIVDGGKGQLHVALEVLEEMGLRESVPAAALAKQEEEIYLPDMPEPLRLPADSPALHLLQRIRDEAHRFAVGYHRRLREAGALRSMLDEIPGIGPRRRQALLKHFGSLERIRQASVEELAQVPGMTRQAAERLKEYLGG; from the coding sequence ATGGTGAACCTTTCGCCCGAACTGCAGGAGCAACTGGATACACTGCCGCAGAAGTCGGGCGTATATATTATGAAGGATGCCGCCGGCAGGGTCATTTACGTCGGCAAGGCGGTCAACCTGCGCAGTCGCGTGCGCTCGTACTTTCATGAGTCCGCGCAGGGCAACATGAAGACGGCGCGTCTGGTCGCGGACATCGCCGGCATCGAGTTCATCGTCACCGCCTCCGAGCTGGAAGCCCTCGTGCTGGAGAACACCCTCATCAAGCGCTACCGCCCGCGCTACAACGTGCGCCTGCGCGATGACAAGACCTATCCCTATGTCCGGGTCACCTGGCACGAGCCTTTTCCGAAGGTCATGCTGACGCGCCATGTGGTACGGGACGGCTCGCGCTATTTCGGGCCGTACACCTCGGTGCAGGCGGTGCATCAGACGCTGGATGTCCTGCGCCGGCTCTTCCCCTTCCGCACCTGCGACCGCGAGATCACCGGCCGGGACCCGCGCCCTTGTCTGTACTATCACATTAAGCGCTGTAGCGGCCCCTGCATCGGCGCTATTTCCCGGGAGGAGTACCGGGACAAGATCGCCCAGTTGATGCTGTTCCTGGAGGGGCAGACCGGTGAGGTGGTGCGCCGGCTGGAAGCCCAGATGAAAGAGGCCGCAGAGGCCCTGGAGTTCGAGCGGGCGGCGCAACTGCGGGACCAGATTTGGGCGATCGAGAAGGTGGTGGAAGGGCAAAGGGTGGTCTCGCCGCACCTGCGCGACCACGATATCGTCGCCTTTGCCCGTGATGACGGCAACGCCTGTGTGCAGGTCTTCTTCGTGCGCAACGGCCGGCTCATCGGCCGCGAATATTTCTTCATGGAAGGGGCCGAGGGGGAAGAGGCCGGCGCGATCCTCTCCTCGTTCCTCTCCCAGTTTTACGCCGAGGCCTCTTCTGTGCCGCCGGAGATTATCCTGCCGGCGGAGGCCGACGAGGCCAATATCATCAAGCAGTGGCTGGCCAGCAAGCGCGGCGCCGATGTGGTGCTGATGGTGCCGCAGAACACCGAGCGGCAGAGCCTGCTCCAGATGGCCCAGGAGAATGCCCGCGAGACCCTGGAAGCCATGCGCGCCCAGTGGATGTCCGACCAGGCCAAGCAGGCCGGCGCCGTGTCGGCCCTGCAGGAGGCCCTGATGCTTCCGAAGCCGCCGGCGCGCATCGAGTGCTACGACATTTCCAACATCCAGGGCACCGCGGCTACCGGAAGCATGGTGGTGTTCGTCAACGGGGTGCCCCGCAAGAGCGATTATCGCCGTTTCCAGATCCGCACCGTGGAGGGCGCGGACGATTACGCCATGATGCGCGAGGTCCTGCGCCGGCGCTTCCTGCGCTATCAGCAGGCCCAGCAGGCCCTGGAAGAGGGGCGCCAGTCCACGGCGCGCAGTTTGCCGGACGCCTTCGCCCTCCTGCCGGACCTGCTCATCGTGGATGGGGGGAAGGGCCAGCTCCATGTGGCGCTGGAGGTGCTGGAGGAAATGGGCCTGCGGGAGAGCGTGCCGGCGGCCGCGCTGGCCAAGCAGGAGGAGGAAATCTACCTGCCGGATATGCCGGAGCCCCTGCGCCTGCCGGCGGATTCGCCGGCGCTCCACCTGCTCCAGCGCATCCGCGATGAGGCGCACCGCTTCGCCGTGGGCTATCACCGCCGCCTGCGCGAGGCCGGCGCCCTGCGTTCCATGCTCGACGAAATCCCGGGCATTGGGCCGCGGCGCCGGCAGGCCCTGCTGAAGCATTTTGGCTCCCTGGAGCGCATCCGCCAGGCCAGCGTGGAGGAGCTGGCCCAGGTGCCCGGCATGACCCGCCAGGCCGCCGAGCGTCTCAAGGAATACCTTGGGGGATGA
- the larC gene encoding nickel pincer cofactor biosynthesis protein LarC encodes MSQRIAYFDCFSGASGDMLVGAMLDAGVSLEALQADLAKIPLTGYTVTCEHRTQQHLAGTKFSVHITHEEHHHRHLADIEAIFAASSLPAEDVARILAVFRRLARAEARVHGTSIEEVHFHEVGAVDSIVDIAGAVIGLRLLGVDKVYASSLPLGSGTVQTSHGPLPVPAPATLELLAEAGAPTRPLDAGTELVTPTGAAILCELAEFRQPAMRIQRVGYGFGTKLLPWPNVLRLWVGEPADVSHAEPALETVAELACNIDDMSGQGLGFAMERLFAAGALDVWFTPIQMKKDRPAVQLGVLCRPEDVARLSRLLLKETTTFGVRHQLLLRYVAGRSFVEVHTPWGPVRAKAKLLDGQVVSVAPEYESCAQAARQAGVPLAQVYEAVLAGWRAGALHPLDK; translated from the coding sequence ATGAGCCAGCGCATCGCCTATTTCGACTGTTTCAGCGGCGCCAGCGGGGATATGCTGGTGGGAGCCATGCTGGACGCCGGCGTCTCCCTGGAAGCCCTGCAGGCTGATCTGGCCAAGATCCCTCTCACGGGCTACACTGTGACATGTGAGCACCGCACCCAACAGCACCTGGCCGGCACCAAGTTCAGCGTGCATATCACCCACGAGGAGCACCATCACCGGCATCTGGCGGATATCGAGGCCATCTTCGCCGCGTCCTCCCTGCCGGCGGAGGATGTAGCGCGCATCCTGGCGGTTTTCCGCCGGCTGGCGCGCGCCGAGGCCAGGGTCCACGGCACCAGCATCGAGGAGGTCCATTTTCACGAGGTCGGTGCGGTGGACAGCATCGTGGACATCGCCGGCGCGGTCATCGGCCTGCGCCTGCTGGGCGTGGACAAAGTGTATGCCTCCTCCCTGCCCCTGGGGAGCGGCACCGTGCAGACCTCGCACGGCCCTCTGCCGGTGCCGGCGCCGGCGACGCTGGAACTGCTGGCCGAGGCCGGCGCGCCGACGCGGCCCCTCGACGCCGGCACCGAGCTGGTGACGCCCACCGGCGCCGCCATCCTGTGCGAGCTGGCGGAATTTCGTCAGCCGGCGATGCGCATTCAGCGGGTCGGCTACGGCTTCGGTACCAAGCTCCTCCCCTGGCCCAATGTCCTGCGCCTGTGGGTCGGGGAGCCTGCCGATGTCTCTCATGCGGAGCCGGCGCTGGAGACGGTGGCGGAACTGGCCTGCAACATTGACGATATGTCCGGCCAGGGACTGGGCTTTGCGATGGAGCGGCTGTTCGCCGCCGGCGCGCTGGACGTCTGGTTCACGCCGATCCAGATGAAGAAGGACCGGCCGGCGGTGCAGTTGGGGGTGCTGTGCCGGCCGGAGGACGTGGCGCGGCTGAGCCGTCTCCTGCTGAAGGAGACCACCACCTTCGGCGTGCGCCACCAACTGTTACTGCGCTACGTGGCGGGGCGCTCTTTCGTGGAGGTGCACACCCCCTGGGGGCCGGTGCGCGCCAAGGCCAAACTGCTGGACGGCCAGGTGGTCTCCGTGGCCCCGGAATATGAATCCTGTGCCCAGGCGGCGCGCCAGGCCGGCGTGCCTCTGGCACAGGTGTATGAGGCGGTGCTGGCCGGCTGGCGCGCCGGCGCGCTGCACCCGCTCGACAAGTAA